ATAGCTTTCACATTTTCCACCAGTTTTGCTTCCTCGAAGGAAACCTTACCGACAGCCACATGAATAATCCCATACCTGTCCACACGAAAACTGATTTTACCCGACTTACTATCCGCAACAGCCTGAGCAATGTCCTGGGTCACGGTCCCGGTTTTGGGGTTGGGCATGAGTCCGTGAGGGCCCAGTACACGTCCAAGTTTACCGATATGACGCATCACATCGGGGGTTGCAATCACCACGTCGAAATCGAGCCATCCGTCCTGGACTTTTTGAATATACTCTTCAAGTCCGGCATAATCCGCACCGGCGTCCAGGGCTTCTTTCACTTTTTCTCCCTGGGCAAAAACCAGTACACGGACTTTCTTTCCGGTCCCGTGGGGCAGGATTACCGTCCCCCGGACCATCTGATCGGCGTATTTTGGTTCCACACCCAGGTTAATGCTCAGTTCGACGGATTCGTCAAATTTAGCAGAAGCGACTTTTTTCAGGAGCTGAACGCCCTCAACCAGGGGGTATTCATGTTCCCTGTCCACTTGTTTCATCAGTTCAAGATATCGCCGACTATGTTTCATGATATCACTCTGCCTCCTCTATCCTTCAACCTGCAGGCCCATACTTCTTGCAGTACCGGCGATCATTTCCATGGCCGCCTCCACTGTATGAGCATTCAGGTCCTGCATCTTCAATTCAGCGATCTCCTGAAGATCTTTTCGGGAGACTTTCCCGACTTTCACTTTGTTCGATTCGGGAGATCCCTTTTGGATCTTTGCCGCTTTCTTTAGCAATACTGCCGCAGGGGGGGTTTTGGTAATAAAGGTAAAAGACCGGTCTCCGTATACTGTAATGACAACCGGTATAATTAAACCCATTTTATCAGTCGTTTTGGCATTATATGCTTTACAAAACTCCATGATATTCACCCCGTGCTGTCCCAAAGCCGGACCGACCGGTGGTGAGGGATTTGCTTGTCCTGCAGGGAGTTGCAATTTGATGACAGCTACTATTTTCTTTGCCATGCGTTACAACCTATTTTTCTCGTTCAACTTGTAAATAGTCCAGTTCAACCGGCGTAGATCTGCCGAAGATACTGACCATAATTTTCAATTTTTTCTTCTCTTCATTGATTTCCTGAACCACCCCGGTAAAATCCATAAAGGGGCCGTCCACAATCTTCACAGGATCACCCACAGAAAAGGGTGTGGCGATCACTTCACGTCCGTCTTTCTTTTCCACTTCACCCTGTATTCGGCGGACCTCATTCTCTGTCAGAGCCTGGGGGCGCCCTTTGGGTCCGACAAAACTGATGACACCAGATACATTTTCAATAAAGTACTTCGTCTCTTTCGTGAGTTCCATCTTGATCATAATATATCCGGGATAGAACACTTTTACCCGGGACCGTTTTTTCCCTTCGCGCATTTCGACCACATTTTCCGTCGGGACCAGAACCTCTTCGATATAATCCCTGAGTTTACGGGCTTCCGCCTCGTACAGGATACGATCAGCCACTTGTCTCTCTTTACCGGAAAATGCTTTAATTGTGTACCACTTCATATCTGTCACTTATTTTTAATACAGCAGCGCATGGACTGATTGAGAGAGGATGAAATCAACAACAAAAAGGAACACAACAAGGATAATGGAAAAAAATATTACCACCTTGGTGGAACCCTTCAGTTCTTCAAAAGTCGGCCATGTAACCTTCTTCATCTCGAATTGGACACTTGCCAGGAAATCACGTATTTTTTTGATCATCTTTTTATTTCCTCTCTTCTTCGCAGGTCCGGAGGGATTCGAACCCCCAACTTGCGGTTTTGGAGACCGCTGCTCTGCCAATTGAACTACGGACCTGTCCGATCAAATTACCGGGTCTCTTTATGCACCGTATGCGTCTGACACCAGGGACAGTACTTTTTGTATTCTACACGTTGAGGATGTTTACGTTTGTTTTTCGTCGTCGTGTAGTTTCTACGTTTGCATTCGCTGCATGCCAGGATAATTGTATCACGCATGGTCGGTCCTCAAAGGGTTATTTATTCAATAATGTCCGTCACAACACCGGCACCTACGGTCCGTCCGCCTTCACGGATGGCAAACCGCAACTCTTTTTCCATGGCGATGGGGACGATCAGTTCCACCGTAAAGGTGATCTTGTCACCCGGCATGACCATCTCGACGCCTTCCGGCAGTTCCACCGATCCCGTCACATCCGTGGTCCGAAAATAAAACTGGGGACGGTATCCTTTTACGAACGGTGTATGGCGACCGCCTTCTTCTTTCTTCAGAATGTAGACCTCTGCCTTGAACTTGGTATGGGGCGTAATCGATCCCGGTTTCGCCAAAACCATTCCGCGACGGAGATAGTTCTTGTCAATTCCCCGCAACAGAAGACCTGCATTGTCGCCGGCCTGGCCCTGATCCAGAAGCTTCCGGAACATCTCCACGCCTGTGACAACCGTCTTCTTGATCTCTTTCTCAATACCGACAATCTCCACTTCATCGCCCACACGAACGATTCCACGTTCTATACGGCCTGTTCCCACGGTCCCTCGGCCTGTGATCGAAAAAACATCTTCCACCGGCATCAAAAACGGCTTGTCCACCGCACGTACCGGTTCCGGGATATAACTGTCCACCGCTTCCATCAGCTCGTAGATGCACTTTGTCTTCTCGTCGTCATCCGGATTGTTCAGCGCCTCAAGGGCGGATCCACGGATAATCGGTACCTCGTCTCCCGGAAATTCGTATTCATCCAGAAGTTCACGAAGTTCCATCTCCACCAGATCCAACAGCTCCGGATCATCCACCATATCCACCTTGTTCATAAATACCACGATGGAAGGCACATTCACCTGACGTGCCAATAAAACGTGTTCCCGGGTCTGGGGCATGGGGCCGTCAGCCGCACTTACCACCAGGATCGCTCCATCCATCTGGGCTGCTCCCGTGATCATGTTCTTGATGTAATCCGCGTGTCCCGGACAATCCACATGGGCATAATGACGTTTGGACGTCTCATATTCCACATGGGCTGTGGCAATCGTAATTCCACGTTCCCGTTCCTCAGGGGCGTTGTCAATACTGTCAAAGGAGCGAAGCTCTGCTCCGCCGGCCTTCGCCAATACATACGTGATGGCTGCCGTCAGCGTCGTTTTGCCGTGATCCACATGACCGATCGTTCCGATGTTCACATGCGGCTTCGTTCTTTCAAATTTTTTCTTTGCCATGATAACTCCTCAGCTGAATTTGTTCAAGTATCATTGAGCCCACGACCGGACTTGAACCGGTGACCTCTTCCTTACCAAGGAAGCGCGACTACCGACTGTGCTACGTGGGCAAAAAAAAGCCTGTCACCAGAAAAGACAGTGACAGGCTTCAAAAATTCCCGTATTGTACAATTTCTGGTCCAAGCGGATATGCCTGAAAACATATCCTCCCAAGTCCTCTTTCAATGATCTGGAGCGGGTGATGAGAATCGAACTCACGTAATCAGCTTGGAAGGCTGATGTTCTACCACTGAACTACACCCGCAAAGTGGGCCAGGATGGATTTGAACCACCGTAGGCTTCCGCCGGCAGATTTACAGTCTGCTGCCATTGACCGCTCGGCCACTGACCCCTTTCGTTGTCTGAGCCACCAGCCGGAATCGAACCAGCGACCAACGGTTTACAAAACCGCCGCTCTACCAGCTGAGCTATGGTGGCACAAGGCAATTTTCAAAAAGCTTGGAAATATAAGAAGAAACCTCTGGATCATGCAAATAAAAATTGTGTTTTCCCTAAACCCTGTGTCTCCATTTTTTCATGGATATCCAGACGAAAGGTCGACTCCTGGTAAAAGCCCGGATTTCTGACATATCTTTTACTGAATCACGGGCCCGGGAACAGATCACATGGATAAGATTCAACGTATTATTCATTTGATAAACTGTATAGATATTAGTAGTATAAGAAGATACGCTTTTAAACGGTTATCGTGTGAAACAGCGGGTTATGGGCCGGTTAAAAGGGAATGACATCATCCCTTGCATGAGATTCACATAAGCCATTCTGAACAGTAATATTGGAAACAGCGATGACAAAGAAACGAATTTTGATTGTTGAAGATGAGCGGATCATAGCTGAAGATCTTCGGGTCACCCTTGAGAGTTTTGGATATGAAGTGATCGATATTATATCCAGCGGAGAAAATGCCATCAAAAAAGCGGGAGAAACCCTGCCGGATTTAATCCTCATGGATATGGTTCTTGAGGGAGAAATGCGGGGATCTGAAGCCGCAGAAAACATTCACCGGAAATATGACACCCCTATTATTTTTCTGACAGCTTATGCCGATGAAAACACACTGAATATGGCCAAGGCTTCTGAGCCCTACGGTTATTTAATCAAGCCCTTTGAAGAACGTGAACTTCAGGCAACAATTGAGATGTTTTTCTACAAAATTGACCTGGAGCAAAAGCTGGAAAGCAGTGAACTCCGTTTGCGTTCACTTTTTGAAAAAGCACATGATGGAATCATCATTGTCGATGAGCACAAACACATTCTGGAAATCAATGAAGTGGCTATTCACATCAGTGGATATAGCCGGGATGAACTTCTGAAAAAAGAATATCAGGACATACTGCCGGATTTGGATCTGCACACCATTCAGGATGAGAAGACAAAAAGCCATGTCGTTGAAACTTTTATCCTGAGCCAAAACAAAGATCAGATCCCTGTGGAAATATCCCACTCAAACTACACGCTCCAGAATGAACGATTCATCATGCTGGTTTTTCGGGACATATCCGAACGGATACGGAACCGTGAAATCCTGGAAAGGCGGGATCAAATCCTGGAAGCGGTGGGTGTTGTTGCTGAACGGCTTTTATCCAGTGATCAGATTGACAAGGCCATGAACGAGAGTCTGAAACATATTGGAGAGGCAACCTCAGCCGATCGCTGTTATATTTTTAAAAACGTACTGAATCCTCAAAATGAACTCTGCATGACCCTGAAGTATGAGTGGACCCATGAGACCATTGCTCCTCAGTTAAACAATGATCTTTTACAGAATATGCCCTATGAAGTAAATGCCGATAACATATATGCAGTCCTTTCTCAAAATAAAATATATCACAAAAATGCCAGGGATTTTAACGAAGCAGAAAAAATCATTCTGGGTGGGCAGGATATCCAATCCCTGGTGCTGGTACCTATTTCAGTCGACAATGCCTGGTGGGGCTTTATCGGTCTGGATGATTGCCATGAGGAAAAAGAGTGGGCGCCGGCGGAAATCGAAGCCCTGAAAGTCGTGGCAGGCACCATCGGGGCCGCCATTCAGAATTATAATGCCCGAATCAATATTCAGAAATCCGAGGATAAATACAGACTTCTGGTAGACAGTATCAATGATGGAATTGTCATCAGTCAAAACGGGGAGTTTATCTTTTATAACAAACGTTTTGCAGAAATCCTGGGGTATGAACCTGAAGAACTTCAAAATATCAACTACCGGAAAATATATTCCAGGCGGGGACTGAAAATATTGATGGAACGTTTAGAAAAGCGCCAGCTGGGTGAAAAAGTCCCTGGACGATACGAAACCTATTTTCTGAAAAAAGACGGAAAAGAGATCGATGTTGAAGTCAATGTTTCCATAATTGAATATGAAGGGAATCCGGCATCCTTTGCCATTATCCGGGATATTACGGAACAGAAAGAAGCCATCAACGAAATTCTGAAACTATCCCGGGCTCTGGAACAGAGTTCATCCTCCATCATCATTACAGATATTAAAAGCGGCATAGAATATGTAAATCCCCGCTTTACGGAAGTCACCGGATATTCTAAAGAAGACGTTCTGGGAAAAAAGATGTCTCACCTGAAATCCGGAGTCAATCCCGAGGATACTTATCAGGAATTGTGGGAAACCATCATCCAGGGTGAGAACTGGTACGGAGAATTGCAGAACAAGCGAAAAGATGGAACATTATTCTGGGAAAAGGTCTCGATATCCCCTATCCGGGACAATCATGGTCAGATCACCCATTACGTGGCCATCCGGGATGATATTACCGATCAAAAGCAGCAGGAAGAGGAACTCCGGGAGAGTGAGGAAAAACTCCGGGCCATCACTGATTCGGCCAGTGACGGTATTGTGATGGTTGATCACAAAGCCAGGATTGTCTTCTGGAATCCTTCTGCTGAGAAAATATTTGGATACACAGCCGAAGAGATTCTGGGAAAGAATTTCTTTCATGCCATTGTTCCTCAGAAATATAAAGAAAAATTTGATACAGAATCGTTTGATGGAAAATTTCCGGATGAAATGTTAGGCAGCGGATTTGAAATCAACATCACCCGAAAAGATCATAAGGAAATATCCATTGAAGCCTCATTTTCGTCAGTCCGTCTGCAGGGACACTGGAACACCATTGCCATCATCCGGGATATTTCCGAACGGAAGCAGGCTGAGCAGGAAATCAACATGCTGGCACATGCCATCAAAAGCATCAGTGAGGCTGTATCCGTTACTGATCTGAACGACCGGATCATTTTCGTGAACAATGCATTTATCAAAACCTACGGGTATACACGGGATGAACTTATCGGGAAGCATATCAGTCTGATCCGGACAGACGAAATGATGAATGACAGTGTTTTATTGGAATCCATCCGCAATGGGACCCTGGACGGCGGCTGGCAGGGAGAAGTGTTAAACCGGCGAAAAGATGGCACTGTTTTTCCTGTGATGTTATCCACCTCCCTTCTCCATGATGAAAACGGTGTACCACGGGCGTCCATTGGGGTGGCGCGGGATATTTCTGAACGGAAACAATCCGAAAAAGAGCTATATCAAAGCCGGGAGCGGTTGAATATCATCCTCCACAGCATTGGTAACGGAGTGGTTGTGATCGATTCTAAAGACCGGGTGATCATCTACAATGAAAAAGCGCGGGAACTTCTGAATCTCTCGGATCCTTTGGAGCCCATCCCTCATGTACGGGATATGCTGATTCATTGTGAACAACACGGAAAGGTTTTACTGGATTCATTGGATACCGGTGCTTTTTCCAATCTGGAGATTATCGTTACCGAACCGGATCACCGGATTCTTTATGTCACCGGGACAACCTTTGAGGATGTGGACGGTGAATCTGCAGGTAAGGTGTTTATTTTACGGGATGTCACCAAAGAGCGTGAAATCGACCGGATGAAAACGGATTTTGTCTCCAGTGTATCCCATGAACTCCGGACCCCTCTTACATCCATTATGGGTTTTTCCAATACAATTCTCCGAAAAGAAAAGATGCCTGAGGATATGAAAAAAGAGTTTATTGAGATCATTTACAATGAAAGCAAGCGCCTTGCCCGCCTGATTGAAGACGTCCTCAGCATATCCAAAATCGAGTCCGGCAAAATTACCTTTGAAATGAAGCCTTTGAATCTGGATGAAGTGATCCAGGATGCCGTGACAATTTACAGGACCCAGGCAGAAGACAAGCAAATAGATTTGACGTATGAAAAAGATGAAACGCTGCCTGAGATACTTGGTGACCGGGATGCCATGAGTCAGGTGATTGTGAATCTTATCAGCAATGCCCTGAAATTTACACCCACCAAGGGAAATATTGATGTCCGGTTGAAACATAAGGACGGTCAGATTGTATTAGATGTAGAGGACAATGGCATGGGAATCCCCAAGAATGAGCAGGATAAAATTTTCCAGAAATTTTACCGGATACATCGGCCGGGGACACAGATACAGGGAACAGGTCTGGGTTTATCCATTGTGATGGAGATTATCGAGAAACACAAGGGAAAAATTGAAATCTTTAGCGAAGAAAACATGGGAAGTCTGTTTAGAATATCCCTGCCGGTTTTTGGAAACTAAAAATTAAAGCATAACAACAAAACAATGAGGATCATATGAAAATTCTTGTGGTAGATGATGAAGAAAACATCCGTAAACTGGTAAATTACAATCTTATCCTGGACGGATATGATGTAATCATGGCTGTTGACGGGAAAGAAGGGTTGGAAAAAGCTATTCAGGAAAAGCCGGATCTGATTCTGCTTGATATCATGATGCCGGAAATGGACGGATTGGAAGTATGTTCGCGATTAAAAAAGAATCCGGAAACACGGGATATACCCATATTCATGTTATCGGCGAAGGGACAGATGCAGGATTTGGAAGATGCCTTTGATGTGGGGGCGGATAATTACATCACCAAACCCTTTGATGTAGATAAGTTGAGTGAAATCATTCAGTTCAAGCTGAATAAAATGAAAGATAAAAAGTAGGTCTGTCCTTTTTTACAAATAACAAATAACCTAAGATGCTGGCTTAATATATTGTGTATGAAATATTATCAATTTCCACTATCGATTTCTGAACCCCCGGGGATAAAATACACCCGTTGAGAACTTTTGTCAAGGTTATAATATTGATATAATATATGTCTATTATTAATTGCTATTGGGAAGTAATATTATCGGATTTATTTCTTGTAAAAGCAACATCCGTC
This window of the Candidatus Neomarinimicrobiota bacterium genome carries:
- the nusG gene encoding transcription termination/antitermination protein NusG: MADRILYEAEARKLRDYIEEVLVPTENVVEMREGKKRSRVKVFYPGYIMIKMELTKETKYFIENVSGVISFVGPKGRPQALTENEVRRIQGEVEKKDGREVIATPFSVGDPVKIVDGPFMDFTGVVQEINEEKKKLKIMVSIFGRSTPVELDYLQVEREK
- the rplK gene encoding 50S ribosomal protein L11 — its product is MAKKIVAVIKLQLPAGQANPSPPVGPALGQHGVNIMEFCKAYNAKTTDKMGLIIPVVITVYGDRSFTFITKTPPAAVLLKKAAKIQKGSPESNKVKVGKVSRKDLQEIAELKMQDLNAHTVEAAMEMIAGTARSMGLQVEG
- a CDS encoding hypothetical protein (frameshifted, insertion/deletion at around 1907861;~possible pseudo due to internal stop codon) gives rise to the protein MTKKRILIVEDERIIAEDLRVTLESFGYEVIDIISSGENAIKKAGETLPDLILMDMVLEGEMRGSEAAENIHRKYDTPIIFLTAYADENTLNMAKASEPYGYLIKPFEERELQATIEMFFYKIDLEQKLESSELRLRSLFEKAHDGIIIVDEHKHILEINEVAIHISGYSRDELLKKEYQDILPDLDLHTIQDEKTKSHVVETFILSQNKDQIPVEISHSNYTLQNERFIMLVFRDISERIRNREILERRDQILEAVGVVAERLLSSDQIDKAMNESLKHIGEATSADRCYIFKNVLNPQNELCMTLKYEWTHETIAPQLNNDLLQNMPYEVNADNIYAVLSQNKIYHKNARDFNEAEKIILGGQDIQSLVLVPISVDNAWWGFIGLDDCHEEKEWAPAEIEALKVVAGTIGAAIQNYNARINIQKSEDKYRLLVDSINDGIVISQNGEFIFYNKRFAEILGYEPEELQNINYRKIYSRRGLKILMERLEKRQLGEKVPGRYETYFLKKDGKEIDVEVNVSIIEYEGNPASFAIIRDITEQKEAINEILKLSRALEQSSSSIIITDIKSGIEYVNPRFTEVTGYSKEDVLGKKMSHLKSGVNPEDTYQELWETIIQGENWYGELQNKRKDGTLFWEKVSISPIRDNHGQITHYVAIRDDITDQKQQEEELRESEEKLRAITDSASDGIVMVDHKARIVFWNPSAEKIFGYTAEEILGKNFFHAIVPQKYKEKFDTESFDGKFPDEMLGSGFEINITRKDHKEISIEASFSSVRLQGHWNTIAIIRDISERKQAEQEINMLAHAIKSISEAVSVTDLNDRIIFVNNAFIKTYGYTRDELIGKHISLIRTDEMMNDSVLLESIRNGTLDGGWQGEVLNRRKDGTVFPVMLSTSLLHDENGVPRASIGVARDISERKQSEKELYQSRERLNIILHSIGNGVVVIDSKDRVIIYNEKARELLNLSDPLEPIPHVRDMLIHCEQHGKVLLDSLDTGAFSNLEIIVTEPDHRILYVTGTTFEDVDGESAGKVFILRDVTKEREIDRMKTDFVSSVSHELRTPLTSIMGFSNTILRKEKMPEDMKKEFIEIIYNESKRLARLIEDVLSISKIESGKITFEMKPLNLDEVIQDAVTIYRTQAEDKQIDLTYEKDETLPEILGDRDAMSQVIVNLISNALKFTPTKGNIDVRLKHKDGQIVLDVEDNGMGIPKNEQDKIFQKFYRIHRPGTQIQGTGLGLSIVMEIIEKHKGKIEIFSEENMGSLFRISLPVFGN
- the tuf_2 gene encoding elongation factor Tu produces the protein MAKKKFERTKPHVNIGTIGHVDHGKTTLTAAITYVLAKAGGAELRSFDSIDNAPEERERGITIATAHVEYETSKRHYAHVDCPGHADYIKNMITGAAQMDGAILVVSAADGPMPQTREHVLLARQVNVPSIVVFMNKVDMVDDPELLDLVEMELRELLDEYEFPGDEVPIIRGSALEALNNPDDDEKTKCIYELMEAVDSYIPEPVRAVDKPFLMPVEDVFSITGRGTVGTGRIERGIVRVGDEVEIVGIEKEIKKTVVTGVEMFRKLLDQGQAGDNAGLLLRGIDKNYLRRGMVLAKPGSITPHTKFKAEVYILKKEEGGRHTPFVKGYRPQFYFRTTDVTGSVELPEGVEMVMPGDKITFTVELIVPIAMEKELRFAIREGGRTVGAGVVTDIIE
- the rplA gene encoding 50S ribosomal protein L1, yielding MKHSRRYLELMKQVDREHEYPLVEGVQLLKKVASAKFDESVELSINLGVEPKYADQMVRGTVILPHGTGKKVRVLVFAQGEKVKEALDAGADYAGLEEYIQKVQDGWLDFDVVIATPDVMRHIGKLGRVLGPHGLMPNPKTGTVTQDIAQAVADSKSGKISFRVDRYGIIHVAVGKVSFEEAKLVENVKAMVATLVKLRPQGAKGQYLRKITLTSTQGPGIKIEKQTALA